A stretch of the Thermus thermophilus genome encodes the following:
- the pstB gene encoding phosphate ABC transporter ATP-binding protein PstB: MVSLEQLKEHETVRTDPVPESRALVDVRRLSLWYGTKQALYDISVRFPKNQVTAIIGPSGCGKSTLLRSLNRMNDLVPGVRVKGEVLYEGVNIYDPRVDPVAVRRHIGMVFQKPNPFPKTIFENVAFGLRLMGIKGSELEDRVVEALKRAALWEEVKDRFKKESGLRLSGGQQQRLCIARAIAVEPPLLLMDEPTSALDPIATQAIEDLILELKERYTVVIVTHNMQQAARVSDRTLFMHLGVLVEEGPTEVIFTKPKHPYTEAYITGRFG; this comes from the coding sequence ATGGTGAGCCTGGAACAGCTCAAGGAACACGAGACCGTGCGCACCGACCCGGTGCCGGAAAGCCGGGCCTTGGTGGACGTCCGAAGGCTAAGCCTTTGGTACGGCACAAAGCAGGCCCTCTACGACATCTCCGTGCGCTTTCCCAAAAACCAGGTCACGGCCATCATCGGCCCCTCGGGGTGCGGGAAGAGCACCCTCCTCCGCTCCCTGAACCGCATGAACGACCTGGTGCCCGGGGTGCGGGTGAAGGGAGAGGTCCTCTACGAAGGGGTGAACATCTACGACCCCCGGGTGGACCCGGTGGCGGTGCGGCGCCACATCGGCATGGTCTTCCAGAAGCCCAACCCCTTCCCCAAGACCATCTTTGAGAACGTGGCCTTCGGCCTCCGGCTCATGGGGATTAAGGGAAGCGAGCTGGAAGACCGGGTGGTGGAGGCCCTGAAGCGGGCCGCCCTATGGGAAGAGGTCAAGGACCGCTTCAAGAAGGAAAGCGGCCTGAGGCTTTCCGGCGGCCAGCAGCAGAGGCTTTGCATCGCCCGGGCCATCGCCGTGGAGCCGCCCCTCCTCCTCATGGACGAGCCCACGAGCGCCTTGGACCCCATCGCCACCCAGGCCATTGAGGACCTGATCCTGGAGCTGAAGGAGCGCTACACGGTCGTCATCGTCACCCACAACATGCAGCAAGCCGCCCGGGTCTCCGACCGCACCCTTTTCATGCACCTGGGGGTCCTGGTGGAGGAAGGCCCCACCGAGGTGATCTTCACCAAGCCCAAGCACCCTTACACCGAGGCCTACATCACCGGGCGCTTCGGCTAA
- a CDS encoding MFS transporter codes for MSPLALLFLTLFNSVLGLSILFPILGPLGRALGLTEVQVGLFSTGYALMQFLLSPYWGRRSERGRKPVLLVGILGFAASFLLFGVFALLGERGLVPPGLLFILLLLARLLGGAFSSATLPTAQAYVADVTGRENRTAGMALLGAAFGLAVILGPALGAGLAALFGLLAPVFFSAGIALLNALFVHLVLPESKPRGTEAGARLSPFDPRVFPLLLLGLALNLSSVALEQTIAFYFQDRLLLGGVETAQKVGLALVLYGVVAVFVQGVLVRKTGWPPRVLLSLGLPLGILGFVLLVYAETFWALALGLALQGAGQGLALPGVTAALSLAVGEGEQGLVAGLNSSAQALGRMLGPLVGTGLYRLAPEGPYVLGASLLLLTLLFLPALFRRARL; via the coding sequence ATGTCGCCCCTTGCCCTCCTCTTCCTCACCCTCTTCAACAGCGTTCTGGGCCTCTCCATCCTCTTCCCCATCCTGGGGCCTTTGGGCAGGGCGCTGGGCCTCACCGAGGTCCAGGTGGGCCTCTTCTCCACGGGCTACGCCCTCATGCAGTTCCTCCTTTCCCCCTACTGGGGCAGGCGGAGCGAACGGGGCCGGAAGCCCGTCCTCCTCGTGGGCATCCTGGGCTTCGCGGCGAGCTTCCTCCTCTTCGGCGTCTTCGCCCTCCTGGGGGAGCGGGGCCTCGTGCCCCCGGGACTCCTTTTTATCCTGCTCCTCCTCGCGCGGCTTCTCGGCGGGGCCTTCAGCTCCGCCACCCTGCCCACGGCCCAGGCCTACGTGGCCGACGTTACGGGGCGGGAGAACCGCACCGCGGGGATGGCCCTCTTGGGGGCGGCCTTTGGCCTCGCGGTGATCCTGGGGCCCGCCCTGGGGGCGGGGCTTGCCGCCCTCTTCGGCCTCCTCGCCCCCGTCTTCTTCTCGGCGGGGATCGCCCTCCTGAACGCCCTTTTCGTCCACCTGGTCCTCCCCGAGTCCAAACCCCGGGGGACCGAAGCCGGGGCGCGGCTTTCCCCCTTTGACCCCAGGGTCTTCCCCCTCCTCCTCCTCGGCCTCGCCCTCAACCTTTCCAGCGTGGCCCTGGAGCAGACCATCGCCTTTTACTTCCAGGACCGGCTTCTCCTCGGCGGGGTGGAGACGGCCCAGAAGGTGGGCCTGGCCCTGGTCCTCTACGGGGTCGTGGCCGTCTTCGTCCAGGGCGTCCTGGTGCGCAAGACCGGCTGGCCCCCGAGGGTCCTCCTCTCCCTGGGCCTACCCTTGGGGATCCTGGGCTTCGTCCTCCTGGTCTACGCCGAGACCTTCTGGGCCCTCGCCCTGGGCCTCGCCCTCCAGGGGGCGGGGCAGGGGCTCGCCCTCCCCGGGGTCACGGCGGCCCTCTCCCTGGCCGTGGGCGAGGGGGAGCAGGGCCTGGTGGCGGGGCTCAACAGCTCCGCCCAGGCCCTGGGGAGGATGCTCGGGCCCCTCGTGGGCACGGGGCTCTACCGCCTGGCCCCCGAAGGACCCTATGTCCTTGGGGCCTCCCTCCTCCTCCTCACCCTCCTCTTCCTCCCCGCCCTCTTCCGCCGGGCGAGGCTTTAG
- the recF gene encoding DNA replication/repair protein RecF (All proteins in this family for which functions are known are DNA-binding proteins that assist the filamentation of RecA onto DNA for the initiation of recombination or recombinational repair.), with protein MRLLLFRQRNFRNLALEAYRPPPGLSALVGANAQGKTSLLLGIHLALGGEVPLGLADLVRFGEEEAWLLAEVETELGAYRLEHRLGPGGREVFLNGKRVGLRTLWELPGSVLVSPLDLEVVLGAKEERRAYLDRLIARFSRRYAALLSAYERALRQRNALLKAGGEGLSAWDRELARHGDEIVALRRRFLRRFAPILREVHAALAAKEAGLRLEETAGEGVLRALEASRAEERERGQTLVGPHRDDLVFLLEGRPAHRFASRGEAKTLALALRLAEHRLLGEHHGEPPLLLVDEWGEELDEARRRAVLAYAEALPQAILAGLEAPPGVPVCSVVRGVVLCPGA; from the coding sequence ATGCGGCTTCTCCTCTTCCGGCAGCGGAACTTCCGCAACCTGGCCCTGGAGGCCTACCGCCCCCCGCCGGGCCTTTCCGCCCTGGTGGGGGCCAACGCCCAGGGGAAGACGAGCCTCCTCCTGGGGATCCACCTGGCCCTAGGGGGGGAGGTCCCCCTGGGCCTTGCCGACCTCGTCCGCTTCGGGGAGGAGGAGGCTTGGCTCCTCGCCGAGGTGGAGACGGAGCTTGGGGCCTACCGCTTGGAGCACCGCCTGGGCCCCGGGGGGCGGGAGGTCTTCCTGAACGGGAAGCGGGTGGGCCTTCGGACCCTTTGGGAGCTTCCCGGCTCGGTCCTCGTCTCCCCTTTGGACCTCGAGGTGGTCCTCGGGGCCAAGGAGGAGCGGCGGGCCTACCTGGACCGGCTCATCGCCCGCTTTTCCCGCCGCTATGCCGCCCTCCTTTCCGCCTACGAGAGGGCGCTGCGCCAGCGGAACGCCCTCCTCAAGGCCGGGGGGGAGGGCCTTTCCGCCTGGGACCGGGAGCTCGCCCGCCACGGGGACGAGATCGTGGCCCTAAGGCGCCGCTTCCTCCGGCGCTTCGCCCCCATCCTGCGGGAGGTCCACGCCGCCCTCGCCGCCAAGGAGGCGGGGCTTCGCTTGGAGGAGACCGCGGGGGAAGGGGTGCTCCGAGCCCTCGAGGCCAGCCGGGCCGAGGAGCGGGAGCGGGGCCAGACTCTGGTGGGGCCCCACCGGGACGACCTGGTCTTCCTCCTGGAGGGGCGGCCCGCCCACCGGTTCGCCAGCCGCGGGGAGGCCAAGACCCTGGCCCTGGCCCTGCGCCTCGCCGAGCACCGCCTCCTCGGCGAGCACCACGGCGAGCCCCCCCTCCTCCTCGTGGACGAGTGGGGAGAGGAGCTGGACGAGGCCCGCAGGCGGGCCGTCCTCGCCTACGCCGAGGCCCTGCCCCAGGCCATCCTGGCGGGGCTGGAAGCCCCCCCGGGGGTGCCGGTATGCTCGGTGGTACGAGGGGTGGTCCTGTGCCCTGGCGCCTGA
- a CDS encoding DUF721 domain-containing protein: MPWRLKEVIPEALKRAGGKERLRRGLVLAAWREVAGKDLARFTEAVALEEGVLVVHVPDPVVAHQLTYTRLALLRRYEERFPGAVREIRFQVGPLEAEGAKPPPPSDPGRLREAGRKALALAEKAPPELRERVARAALALFQRQRGDPCPVCQTPSETHPCPTCRRHLEDPGVRRAAERLMRGQEAGLEGDTLRAARHLARENLLAQMRDLYPEALRSEEFRPLLAHLARRYRSLFPQEPLPEGVRSLLKEG, encoded by the coding sequence GTGCCCTGGCGCCTGAAGGAGGTGATCCCCGAGGCCCTGAAGCGGGCCGGGGGCAAGGAGCGGCTCAGGCGAGGCCTCGTCCTCGCCGCCTGGCGGGAGGTGGCGGGAAAGGACCTCGCCCGCTTCACCGAGGCGGTGGCCCTGGAGGAGGGCGTCCTCGTGGTCCACGTGCCCGACCCCGTGGTGGCCCACCAGCTCACCTACACCCGCCTCGCCCTCCTCCGCCGCTACGAGGAGCGCTTCCCCGGGGCGGTGCGGGAGATCCGGTTCCAGGTGGGCCCCCTCGAGGCGGAAGGGGCGAAGCCCCCCCCGCCCTCGGACCCCGGCCGCCTGCGGGAGGCGGGCCGCAAGGCCCTGGCCCTGGCGGAAAAGGCCCCTCCGGAGCTTCGGGAGCGGGTGGCCCGGGCCGCCCTGGCCCTCTTCCAGAGGCAGCGGGGCGACCCCTGCCCCGTCTGCCAGACCCCAAGCGAGACCCATCCCTGCCCCACCTGCCGCCGCCACCTGGAAGACCCCGGGGTGCGAAGGGCGGCGGAGCGGCTCATGCGGGGCCAGGAGGCGGGCCTCGAGGGGGACACCCTCCGGGCCGCCCGCCACCTGGCCCGGGAAAACCTCCTCGCCCAGATGCGGGACCTCTACCCCGAGGCCCTGCGGAGCGAGGAGTTCCGCCCCCTCCTCGCCCACCTGGCCCGCCGCTACCGCAGCCTCTTCCCCCAGGAGCCCCTGCCCGAAGGGGTGCGGAGCCTGCTCAAGGAGGGCTGA